Proteins from a single region of Deltaproteobacteria bacterium:
- a CDS encoding DNRLRE domain-containing protein, producing the protein MRRTCTRERATSFYAAACAALSLCACSQRATSVLLEVRGPTVPPPERLLLKIYEERGLAVTQYLSPTTGSTIRLPETVVLYPPGERGSLRIVVTAEVQQAPVGQGAVRVAVQAGRQESASVTLQAGLLPDGDRDGLPDAVDQCPGSSSSQEAPCGSSGADGGGVVEAGAARDGAPRDAAPRPDLSGDSVVPRPDVRLPDARPPDTRPADRGVDAPKPIILNFTAVADAVVDEATPTTNYGSAVFLDVDGSAPRTKSFLRFSLSGLPKVQAARLFLYATQAVADGPAVHPTSGAWTESGVTWANAPGATGPASDDKGAVTASTWVEFDVTPLVTGNGTVNLVLQTTTKTGVEFSSRESSRPPRLMVVGTPP; encoded by the coding sequence ATGCGTCGGACCTGCACGCGAGAGCGAGCAACCTCCTTCTATGCCGCCGCCTGCGCGGCGCTGTCGCTGTGCGCCTGCAGCCAGCGGGCGACCAGCGTGCTGCTCGAGGTCCGCGGGCCGACGGTCCCGCCCCCCGAGCGGCTGCTCCTCAAGATCTACGAGGAGCGCGGGCTTGCGGTCACCCAGTACCTATCGCCAACCACCGGCTCCACCATTCGCTTGCCCGAGACCGTGGTGCTCTATCCCCCCGGCGAGCGGGGGAGCCTCCGCATCGTGGTCACCGCCGAGGTGCAGCAGGCCCCGGTCGGGCAGGGCGCCGTGCGGGTCGCCGTGCAGGCCGGGCGCCAGGAATCGGCCAGCGTCACGCTGCAGGCCGGGCTCCTGCCGGATGGCGATCGCGACGGCTTGCCCGACGCCGTCGATCAATGTCCCGGATCTTCGAGCAGCCAGGAAGCGCCGTGCGGTTCCTCGGGCGCCGACGGCGGTGGCGTGGTGGAAGCGGGAGCCGCGCGAGATGGAGCTCCGCGTGATGCGGCGCCGCGCCCGGACCTCTCGGGAGACAGCGTCGTGCCGCGCCCCGACGTGCGATTGCCCGACGCGCGCCCCCCCGATACGCGCCCGGCGGATCGCGGCGTCGACGCACCCAAGCCGATCATCTTGAACTTCACGGCCGTGGCCGACGCGGTGGTGGACGAGGCCACCCCGACGACCAATTACGGCAGCGCGGTCTTCCTGGACGTGGACGGCAGCGCCCCTCGCACGAAGAGCTTCCTGCGCTTCAGTCTTTCCGGCCTGCCCAAGGTGCAGGCCGCGCGGCTCTTTCTCTACGCCACGCAGGCCGTCGCCGACGGACCCGCGGTCCACCCCACCTCCGGCGCGTGGACCGAGAGCGGCGTGACCTGGGCCAACGCCCCGGGTGCCACCGGCCCGGCGAGCGACGACAAGGGGGCCGTCACCGCGAGCACCTGGGTCGAGTTCGACGTCACGCCCCTCGTGACCGGCAACGGCACGGTGAACCTCGTGCTCCAGACCACCACGAAGACGGGCGTCGAGTTCTCGTCCCGGGAATCCAGCCGGCCCCCGAGGTTGATGGTGGTGGGGACGCCGCCGTAG
- a CDS encoding ArsA family ATPase — protein sequence MSDAAVQAAPQGLQSLVKTKRVLVTVGAGGVGKTTTAATLGLLAARLGRRTLVMTIDPARRLATSLGLGALDHQERVVPDEKMVAAGLPTGLLSAMMLDQKHTFDDLILRYAADPAAARRVLDNRIYRELSTRLAGGQEYAAMEKLYELSETGRYDLLVLDTPPTANALDFLDAPRKMIDLVESPAVSLLVSSYRRAGRMSFKLLSLGASYVFKRIARFIGGDFLDDIAGFFSDVHELLEGFRDRAAKVIQLMERPDVGFILVASPDPRAIDEAEALYGRLKNSGMSPEAFVINRVHPLAPIRATVEEVAARCAARGLPPEVAARLASELVECHRRLQVLAAADDEEIRRLLRGTGARAPCIRVPFFNEDVHDVAGLMRLSEHLI from the coding sequence ATGAGCGACGCAGCCGTGCAGGCCGCTCCCCAGGGCCTGCAATCCCTCGTGAAGACCAAGCGCGTGCTGGTTACGGTGGGGGCGGGGGGCGTTGGGAAGACCACCACCGCCGCCACGCTCGGGCTCCTGGCAGCCCGCCTCGGGCGCCGGACGCTCGTGATGACCATCGACCCGGCGCGCCGCCTCGCGACCTCTCTCGGTCTCGGAGCGCTCGACCACCAGGAGCGCGTGGTCCCCGACGAGAAGATGGTCGCCGCGGGGCTGCCCACCGGCCTTCTGTCGGCGATGATGCTGGACCAGAAGCACACCTTCGACGACCTGATCCTGCGCTACGCCGCCGACCCCGCCGCCGCGCGACGCGTGCTCGACAACCGCATCTACCGGGAGCTCTCGACCCGCCTCGCCGGGGGCCAGGAGTACGCCGCGATGGAGAAGCTCTACGAGCTCTCCGAGACGGGGCGCTACGACCTCCTGGTGCTGGACACGCCCCCCACGGCCAACGCGCTCGACTTCCTCGACGCTCCGCGCAAGATGATCGACCTCGTGGAGAGTCCGGCGGTCAGCCTGCTCGTCAGCTCCTACCGGCGGGCGGGACGCATGAGCTTCAAGCTGCTGAGCCTCGGAGCGAGCTACGTCTTCAAGCGCATCGCGCGCTTCATCGGAGGGGATTTCCTCGACGACATCGCCGGCTTCTTCAGCGACGTCCACGAGCTTCTCGAGGGCTTCCGCGACCGGGCGGCCAAGGTGATCCAGCTGATGGAGCGCCCCGACGTGGGGTTCATCCTCGTGGCGAGCCCCGACCCGCGGGCCATCGACGAAGCCGAGGCCCTCTACGGACGGTTGAAGAACAGCGGCATGTCGCCCGAGGCCTTCGTGATCAATCGCGTGCACCCCCTCGCGCCGATCCGCGCGACGGTGGAGGAGGTGGCGGCGCGTTGCGCGGCGCGGGGGCTGCCGCCCGAGGTCGCGGCGCGGCTCGCCTCCGAGCTCGTCGAGTGCCATCGACGGCTACAGGTGCTGGCCGCGGCCGACGACGAAGAGATCCGGCGCTTGCTGCGCGGCACCGGGGCGCGTGCGCCGTGCATCCGCGTCCCCTTCTTCAACGAGGACGTGCACGACGTGGCCGGGCTGATGCGCCTCAGCGAGCACTTGATCTAG
- the mfd gene encoding transcription-repair coupling factor yields the protein MSQLLTHLGAGAQAVALRGAGRSQLALLIAQLSAAGELPRPLLVLTPDEDGARETVRDLTFFLGADLDDPAMELPRVLHLPDIETSPYAEISPDRAATMARLGVLFRLTQGRPPEVVVASAAALRRRVLPRRGFVELCDLVVAEEEFDRESLAARLVAAGYLPARVVEDPGTFAVRGGILDLFPPLHRYPARLEFYGDLVESIRLFEPATQRTLRSVKEVMLHPVRETVRSGETDVKARILAAADAASFPSRATRTILEEVESGREFFGIDALTPAFHERLDALSAYLPAEALWVVHEPERIVAQLEAEEERARAAYEARLADGRLAFPPEDFFVRAEELAAELGRVRRVVVQVADEPGLPTVEVFAASNADVVAELQRTRADRGEEILKSLASRVRAWLEEGLPVVIGAGPPAHVERLETLLRGYNLGARTRLEPGTPELLGTGSPPPGLTLQVGELGSGFRLPNGLVLLSEEEIFGPRAPRRPARRVSAAGLGDLRELKLGDHVVHAVHGIGCYRGLMKLQVEGVPSDFLLLEYAGGDKLYLPVYRMDQVQRFIGAEGEVRLDKLGGQTWLKKKSKVAAEVRKLGEELLQLYAQRQALTGFAFPTPDASYAEFEATFPYTETPDQLEAIHDVLKDLAAERPMDRLVCGDVGFGKTEVALRAAFWAASEGKQVAVLAPTTVLVEQHHRTFAERMASYPFRVERVSRFRKADELRQVLADLAAGKVDIVIGTHRLLSTDVRFKDLGLLVVDEEQRFGVTHKERIKKLRSQVDVLTLTATPIPRTLQMSMVGLREISLIATPPVDRLAIRTFVCRYDDALVREAMQRELDRGGQIFFVHNRVEDIGDWAGRVGSLLPDARVCIGHGQMEAGRLEQVMLDFVEGRYDVLVCTTIIESGLDIPRANTMFVNHADRFGLAQLYQIRGRIGRGKQRAFCYLLVPGIEKLTDEARKRLEVLQQFTQLGSGFSIASHDLEIRGAGDLLGARQSGQIGLVGFETYARILEEAVAELKGEPIHRESDPEINARVAAFIPDDYVEDTGQRLELYQRLSSSARDEQEVAEILVEIQDRYGPRPDEVDALGDLMVVKGMAARLKATVVDLTATRLTLSLDEATPLDPQAVMKLVSNKQSGFRLTPQMKLIRELGPEEQGQPLHAGKKVLRELLAHAKQLHQT from the coding sequence ATGTCTCAGCTTCTCACGCACCTCGGGGCCGGGGCGCAGGCGGTCGCGCTGCGCGGGGCGGGACGCAGCCAGCTCGCCCTGCTCATCGCGCAGCTCTCGGCGGCGGGGGAGCTGCCGCGGCCGCTCCTCGTGCTCACCCCCGACGAGGACGGCGCGCGCGAGACGGTTCGCGACCTGACCTTCTTCCTGGGCGCGGACCTCGACGACCCGGCGATGGAGCTGCCGCGGGTCCTGCACCTCCCCGACATCGAGACCTCGCCCTACGCCGAGATTTCCCCCGACCGTGCGGCCACCATGGCGCGCCTCGGCGTGCTCTTCCGGCTGACCCAGGGGCGCCCACCGGAGGTCGTCGTGGCCTCGGCGGCCGCGCTGCGCCGGCGGGTCCTGCCCCGGCGGGGCTTCGTCGAGCTCTGCGACCTGGTGGTGGCCGAGGAGGAGTTCGACCGCGAGTCGCTCGCCGCGCGCCTGGTGGCCGCGGGCTACCTTCCGGCGCGCGTGGTCGAGGACCCGGGGACCTTCGCCGTGCGCGGCGGCATCCTGGACCTCTTCCCGCCGCTCCATCGCTATCCGGCGCGCCTCGAGTTCTACGGCGACCTGGTGGAATCGATCCGCCTCTTCGAGCCCGCCACGCAGCGCACCCTGCGGAGCGTGAAGGAGGTGATGCTTCACCCGGTGCGCGAGACCGTTCGCTCCGGCGAGACGGATGTCAAGGCCCGCATCCTGGCGGCGGCCGACGCGGCCAGCTTTCCGAGCCGGGCCACGCGCACGATCCTCGAGGAGGTGGAGAGCGGCCGGGAGTTCTTCGGCATCGACGCCCTCACGCCGGCGTTCCACGAGCGGCTCGACGCGCTCTCCGCCTACCTGCCGGCCGAGGCGCTCTGGGTGGTGCACGAGCCCGAGCGCATCGTCGCGCAGCTCGAGGCCGAGGAGGAGCGCGCCCGGGCGGCCTACGAGGCGCGGCTGGCCGACGGTCGCCTGGCCTTTCCCCCCGAGGACTTCTTCGTGCGGGCCGAGGAGCTCGCGGCGGAGCTCGGTCGCGTGCGCCGCGTGGTGGTGCAGGTGGCCGACGAACCGGGGCTTCCGACGGTGGAGGTCTTTGCGGCCAGCAACGCGGACGTGGTGGCCGAGCTGCAGCGCACGCGGGCCGACCGCGGCGAGGAGATCTTGAAGTCGCTCGCCTCCCGCGTGCGCGCCTGGCTCGAAGAGGGGCTGCCGGTGGTGATCGGCGCCGGTCCGCCGGCCCACGTGGAGCGGCTCGAGACGCTGCTCCGCGGCTACAACCTCGGGGCGCGCACGCGCCTCGAGCCGGGGACCCCTGAGCTCCTCGGGACGGGCTCGCCTCCCCCGGGCCTCACGCTGCAGGTGGGCGAGCTGGGCAGCGGGTTCCGCCTGCCGAACGGCCTCGTGCTCCTCTCCGAGGAGGAGATCTTCGGCCCCCGCGCGCCGCGGCGCCCCGCTCGTCGCGTCTCGGCCGCGGGCCTCGGCGATCTGCGCGAGCTGAAGCTCGGGGACCACGTGGTCCACGCCGTGCACGGGATCGGCTGCTACCGCGGCCTGATGAAGCTCCAGGTGGAGGGTGTGCCGTCGGACTTCCTGCTCCTCGAGTACGCGGGAGGAGACAAGCTGTACCTGCCGGTCTACCGCATGGACCAGGTCCAGCGCTTCATCGGCGCCGAAGGGGAGGTGCGGCTCGACAAGCTGGGCGGGCAGACCTGGCTCAAGAAGAAGAGCAAGGTGGCGGCCGAGGTGCGCAAGCTCGGCGAGGAGCTCCTGCAGCTCTACGCCCAGCGGCAGGCGCTGACCGGCTTCGCCTTCCCGACCCCCGACGCGAGCTACGCCGAGTTCGAGGCCACGTTTCCGTACACCGAGACGCCGGACCAGCTCGAGGCGATCCACGACGTGCTCAAGGACCTGGCCGCCGAGCGGCCGATGGACCGGCTGGTCTGCGGCGACGTGGGCTTCGGCAAGACCGAGGTCGCGCTGCGCGCGGCGTTCTGGGCCGCCTCCGAGGGGAAGCAGGTGGCCGTCCTCGCGCCGACCACCGTCCTCGTCGAGCAGCACCACCGCACCTTCGCCGAGCGCATGGCCAGCTACCCGTTCCGCGTCGAGAGAGTGAGCCGCTTCCGCAAGGCCGACGAGCTCCGCCAGGTCCTCGCCGACCTGGCCGCGGGGAAGGTGGACATCGTGATCGGCACGCACCGGCTGCTCTCCACCGACGTGCGCTTCAAGGACCTCGGGCTGCTGGTCGTGGACGAGGAGCAGCGCTTCGGCGTGACGCACAAGGAGCGGATCAAGAAGCTGCGCTCGCAGGTGGACGTGCTCACGCTCACGGCGACGCCGATCCCGCGCACCCTGCAGATGAGCATGGTCGGCCTGCGCGAGATCTCGCTCATCGCCACGCCGCCGGTGGACCGGCTGGCGATCCGCACCTTCGTCTGCCGCTACGACGACGCGCTGGTGCGCGAGGCGATGCAGCGCGAGCTGGACCGTGGCGGCCAGATCTTCTTCGTCCACAACCGCGTCGAGGACATCGGGGACTGGGCGGGGCGCGTGGGGAGCCTGCTTCCCGACGCGCGGGTCTGCATCGGGCACGGACAGATGGAGGCGGGGCGCCTCGAGCAGGTCATGCTCGACTTCGTCGAGGGGCGCTACGACGTGCTGGTCTGCACGACGATCATCGAGTCGGGTCTCGACATCCCGCGGGCCAACACGATGTTCGTCAACCACGCTGACCGCTTCGGGCTGGCGCAGCTCTATCAGATCCGGGGGCGCATCGGGCGCGGCAAGCAGCGCGCGTTCTGCTACCTCCTCGTGCCGGGGATCGAGAAGCTCACCGACGAGGCGCGCAAGCGGCTGGAGGTGCTGCAGCAGTTCACCCAGCTCGGCAGCGGCTTCTCGATCGCGAGTCACGACCTCGAGATCCGCGGCGCGGGGGACCTCCTCGGCGCGCGCCAGTCGGGACAGATCGGGCTCGTGGGCTTCGAGACCTACGCGCGCATCCTCGAGGAGGCGGTGGCCGAGCTGAAGGGCGAGCCGATTCACCGCGAGAGCGACCCGGAGATCAACGCGCGGGTGGCGGCCTTCATCCCCGATGACTACGTGGAGGATACGGGGCAGCGCCTCGAGCTCTACCAGCGCCTCTCCTCGAGCGCCCGGGACGAGCAGGAGGTGGCCGAGATCCTGGTCGAGATCCAGGACCGCTACGGTCCGCGCCCCGACGAGGTGGACGCGCTCGGGGACCTGATGGTGGTCAAGGGGATGGCCGCGCGGCTCAAGGCCACGGTGGTCGACCTGACCGCGACGCGGCTCACGCTCTCGCTCGACGAGGCAACCCCGCTCGACCCGCAGGCGGTCATGAAGCTGGTGAGCAACAAGCAGAGCGGCTTCCGCCTGACCCCGCAGATGAAGCTGATTCGCGAGCTCGGGCCCGAGGAGCAGGGGCAGCCGCTGCACGCCGGCAAGAAGGTGTTGCGCGAGCTTCTGGCGCATGCTAAGCAACTTCACCAAACTTAA
- a CDS encoding peptidyl-prolyl cis-trans isomerase has product MPSRSLPFRVLCLGSLCVAVGCGGRGEKAPESSKSAAQEKDPLRKQVVATVGASTITAGEMIDLLNTQNPYMRVRFTSPERKKEFLKNLIRVELLVQEAKRRKLEQDPEVLRRVKRALVERLMEQLPGELVKYQDVTEADVKAFYEKNRTLFQQPAMVRASQLVVATEAEAQRLVATAKSKPGDLRFFTELVAKHSLDTASKARGGDLEFFTADDKKLPPALVKAVFALEGLWRVGGPIKVPGGFAVVVKTGSRPPVDRSLVGEAGQIRNRLFEERRIKAVEGFVEQLHTKAKIEINEELLKKVEPELKGGPLPPHGHPH; this is encoded by the coding sequence GTGCCATCGCGCAGCCTTCCCTTCCGCGTTCTCTGTCTCGGCTCGCTGTGCGTCGCCGTCGGCTGCGGGGGCCGAGGAGAAAAAGCTCCCGAGTCGTCGAAGTCGGCCGCCCAGGAGAAGGACCCGCTGCGCAAGCAGGTCGTGGCCACCGTCGGTGCGAGCACCATCACGGCCGGCGAGATGATCGACCTGCTCAACACGCAGAACCCGTACATGCGGGTGCGCTTCACCTCCCCCGAGCGCAAGAAGGAGTTCCTGAAGAACCTGATTCGCGTCGAGCTCCTCGTGCAGGAGGCGAAGCGCCGGAAGCTCGAGCAAGACCCCGAGGTGCTGCGACGGGTGAAGCGCGCGCTCGTGGAGCGCCTGATGGAGCAGCTCCCGGGCGAGCTCGTGAAGTACCAGGACGTGACCGAGGCCGACGTGAAGGCCTTCTACGAGAAGAACCGGACCCTCTTCCAGCAGCCGGCGATGGTGCGGGCGAGCCAGCTCGTCGTGGCCACCGAGGCCGAGGCGCAGAGGCTGGTCGCGACGGCGAAGAGCAAGCCCGGCGACCTGCGCTTCTTCACTGAGCTCGTAGCGAAGCACAGCCTCGATACGGCGTCCAAGGCGCGGGGCGGCGACCTGGAGTTCTTCACGGCGGACGACAAGAAGCTCCCCCCCGCGCTGGTCAAGGCGGTCTTCGCGCTCGAGGGGCTCTGGCGCGTCGGCGGGCCGATCAAAGTCCCCGGCGGCTTCGCGGTGGTGGTCAAGACCGGCAGCCGTCCGCCGGTGGACAGGTCGCTGGTCGGAGAGGCGGGGCAGATCCGCAACCGGCTCTTCGAGGAGCGGCGCATCAAGGCCGTCGAGGGGTTTGTGGAGCAGCTCCACACCAAGGCCAAGATCGAGATCAACGAGGAGCTCCTCAAGAAGGTGGAGCCGGAGCTGAAGGGTGGGCCTCTGCCCCCCCACGGTCATCCTCATTAG
- a CDS encoding peptidylprolyl isomerase, producing the protein MRRTAKIWVGLLVWLASVGLAEARVVERVLAVVNDDIVLLSELEERLAPVMAQLQQIPDPAARRARLAEFRRQALEQLIDELLIQQEAVKLKISVTDQDLQRAIQDVMRKNNLTEQQLEAALAQEGKSLSAYRDQILKPQLLRLKVLNVQVRSRVAVSDEELKALYQKNMKELGVETKVRARHIFVVIPEGATAEREAERRRYAQSLLEKVRGGQAFEEVAKKFSEDSVTREEGGDLGSFSRGTLPANVEEVVFAMKKGEVRGPLRTERGFHVIQVLGREESSARPFKDVQEELRHQLYGQKLEKATGAWLKEVRKRSFIDKKL; encoded by the coding sequence ATGCGTCGGACGGCGAAGATCTGGGTCGGGCTCTTGGTGTGGCTCGCGAGCGTCGGCCTGGCCGAGGCGCGGGTCGTGGAGCGCGTGCTGGCGGTGGTCAACGACGACATCGTGCTCCTCTCGGAGCTAGAGGAGAGGCTCGCGCCGGTGATGGCGCAGCTCCAGCAGATCCCCGACCCGGCGGCGCGGCGGGCCCGGCTGGCCGAGTTTCGCCGGCAGGCGCTCGAGCAGCTCATCGACGAGCTCTTGATCCAGCAGGAGGCGGTGAAGCTGAAGATCAGTGTCACCGACCAGGACCTGCAGCGCGCCATCCAGGACGTGATGCGCAAGAACAACCTGACCGAGCAGCAGCTCGAGGCGGCGTTGGCCCAGGAGGGCAAGTCGCTCTCCGCCTACCGCGACCAGATCCTCAAGCCGCAGCTCCTCCGGTTGAAGGTGCTGAACGTCCAGGTGCGCAGCCGCGTCGCGGTGTCCGACGAGGAGCTCAAGGCCCTCTACCAGAAGAACATGAAGGAGCTCGGCGTCGAGACGAAGGTGCGGGCGCGTCACATCTTCGTGGTGATCCCCGAGGGGGCCACGGCGGAGCGCGAGGCCGAGCGGCGCCGCTACGCGCAGTCGCTCCTCGAGAAGGTGCGCGGGGGGCAGGCCTTCGAAGAGGTGGCGAAGAAGTTCTCCGAGGACTCCGTCACGCGCGAGGAGGGGGGCGACCTCGGCTCCTTCAGCCGCGGGACCTTGCCCGCCAACGTCGAGGAGGTCGTGTTCGCCATGAAGAAGGGGGAGGTTCGCGGGCCGCTGCGGACCGAGCGCGGCTTCCACGTGATCCAGGTGCTCGGGCGGGAGGAATCCTCGGCGCGACCCTTCAAGGACGTGCAGGAGGAGCTGCGCCACCAGCTCTACGGGCAGAAGCTGGAGAAGGCCACCGGCGCCTGGCTCAAGGAAGTCCGGAAGCGCTCCTTCATCGACAAGAAGCTTTAG
- a CDS encoding endonuclease/exonuclease/phosphatase family protein yields the protein MEASSTARPARRQIAAPLWLLAVAATAALSMVTIHLLSRWLLGDEGMQRPAEQSLRLLTWNIGKIYLPWDSRAADHDLAHVARVIKEVDPEVVALQEIRDPTQLGRLLSLLGPAWHGKVPEDLYDRRAALLTQLPVQFVDVPTTTGRVAQGGVITLPSHVPVTVVSLHLDAFDSRRRLRQGEEILTAARRFGHPDLVVMGDFNFDPADARRDDADLHLYNLLTKDLVDAGRDQGATTIISRRLDYVFFRSSQVLRHRHTVLLERRINIMDHDPVLVELALKR from the coding sequence ATGGAGGCCAGCTCGACGGCGCGCCCGGCAAGGCGTCAGATCGCTGCACCGCTGTGGCTGCTCGCCGTCGCGGCGACCGCCGCGCTCTCCATGGTGACCATCCACCTGCTCAGTCGGTGGCTCCTCGGAGATGAAGGCATGCAGCGACCGGCCGAGCAGAGCTTGCGCCTGCTCACCTGGAACATCGGCAAGATCTACCTACCCTGGGATTCGCGCGCCGCGGACCACGACCTGGCGCACGTGGCGCGCGTGATCAAGGAGGTGGACCCCGAGGTCGTGGCGCTGCAGGAGATCCGGGACCCGACCCAGCTCGGCCGACTCCTCAGCCTCCTCGGGCCGGCCTGGCACGGCAAGGTCCCCGAGGACCTCTACGATCGCCGCGCCGCGCTCCTGACCCAGCTCCCGGTGCAGTTCGTGGACGTGCCGACCACCACCGGCCGCGTCGCGCAGGGAGGCGTCATCACGCTGCCGAGCCACGTCCCGGTGACAGTCGTATCGCTCCACCTCGACGCCTTCGATTCGCGCCGGCGCCTGCGCCAGGGCGAGGAGATCCTCACCGCCGCGCGGCGATTCGGACACCCGGACCTGGTGGTGATGGGGGACTTCAACTTCGACCCGGCCGACGCGCGCCGCGACGACGCCGACCTGCACCTCTACAACCTGCTCACGAAGGATCTGGTCGACGCCGGCCGCGACCAGGGGGCCACGACGATCATCTCGCGCCGCCTGGACTACGTCTTCTTCCGCAGCTCCCAGGTCCTCCGGCACCGCCACACCGTGCTGCTCGAGCGCCGCATCAACATCATGGACCACGACCCGGTCCTGGTGGAGCTCGCCCTCAAGCGGTGA
- a CDS encoding histidine triad nucleotide-binding protein, with amino-acid sequence MADCLFCRIAKGEIPAQRLYEDERAVAFQDLHPQAPLHALVVPRKHLASLGAASAEDEALVGHLLRVAAQVAHEAGFEETGYRTVVNTGRDGGQTVFHLHVHVLAGRPLGWPPG; translated from the coding sequence ATGGCTGACTGCCTGTTCTGCCGCATCGCGAAGGGAGAGATCCCGGCCCAGCGCCTCTACGAGGACGAGCGCGCGGTGGCCTTCCAGGACCTCCACCCCCAGGCGCCGCTCCACGCCCTGGTGGTGCCGCGAAAGCACCTGGCTAGCCTCGGAGCGGCGTCCGCCGAGGACGAGGCGCTCGTCGGGCACCTGCTGCGGGTCGCGGCGCAGGTGGCGCACGAGGCGGGGTTCGAGGAGACCGGGTATCGCACGGTGGTGAACACCGGCCGGGATGGCGGGCAGACCGTCTTTCACCTCCACGTCCACGTCCTCGCGGGGCGGCCGCTCGGCTGGCCGCCCGGATAG
- a CDS encoding FliI/YscN family ATPase: MTSDSPLRAALGRLDQLTPVTVRGRVTALVGLVLRATLPGARVGDQVRILRQGTGALLAEVVGFASDEVVLMPLGDPVGVGPDCLVEGTGRPLSLRCGEALLGRVLDGLGQPMDGGAPLGPELVDWPVERPAPDPLTRPRIDRPLPLGVRALDALLTVGDGQRVGLFAGSGVGKSTLLGQLARGSDADVCVVCLVGERGREVREFLDEALGAGLPRSVVVCATSDAPPLVRLKSPLVATAVAEYFRDRGARVLLLMDSVTRYARALREVGLASGEPPARRGYPPSVFAALPRLLERSGAAARGSITAIYTVLVEGGDMEEPIADEVRGILDGHVVLSRELAQRNHYPAIDVLQSLSRVMPAVTTPEHRRAAGRLRELLATYERHRDLILLGAYQKGSDPLVDTAIARIDAIHHFLRQSTDEAPPFDESVAALAKLFPEGRSR, from the coding sequence ATGACCTCGGACAGCCCGCTGCGCGCCGCGCTCGGCCGCCTCGACCAGCTCACCCCCGTCACGGTGCGAGGACGCGTCACCGCTCTCGTGGGCCTGGTGCTGCGCGCCACTCTGCCCGGCGCGCGCGTCGGGGACCAGGTGCGGATCCTGCGGCAGGGAACCGGCGCTCTGCTCGCCGAGGTCGTGGGCTTCGCCTCCGACGAGGTGGTCCTCATGCCCCTCGGCGACCCGGTGGGCGTGGGCCCCGACTGCCTCGTCGAGGGGACCGGTCGGCCGCTTTCTTTGCGCTGCGGCGAGGCGCTCCTCGGTCGCGTGCTCGACGGGCTCGGACAGCCGATGGACGGCGGCGCCCCTCTCGGGCCGGAGCTCGTGGACTGGCCGGTGGAGCGCCCGGCTCCCGATCCCCTCACGCGACCACGCATCGACCGCCCTCTCCCCCTCGGGGTGCGCGCGCTCGACGCCCTGCTCACCGTAGGGGACGGCCAGCGCGTCGGTCTCTTCGCCGGCTCCGGCGTAGGCAAGTCCACGCTTCTCGGGCAGCTCGCGCGCGGCAGCGACGCCGACGTGTGCGTGGTCTGCCTGGTCGGCGAGCGCGGTCGCGAAGTGCGCGAGTTCCTCGACGAGGCGCTCGGGGCCGGCCTCCCCCGCTCGGTGGTCGTCTGCGCCACGAGCGACGCGCCTCCGCTCGTGCGGCTGAAATCCCCGCTCGTGGCTACGGCCGTGGCGGAGTACTTCCGCGACCGGGGGGCCCGCGTGCTGCTCCTCATGGATTCGGTCACGCGCTACGCCCGCGCGCTCCGCGAGGTCGGCCTCGCCTCGGGAGAGCCCCCGGCGCGGCGCGGCTATCCCCCGAGCGTCTTCGCCGCGCTCCCCCGGCTCCTCGAGCGCAGCGGCGCCGCCGCCCGCGGCTCGATCACCGCCATCTACACGGTGCTCGTGGAAGGGGGCGACATGGAGGAGCCGATCGCCGACGAGGTGCGCGGCATCCTGGACGGGCACGTGGTCCTTTCGCGCGAGCTGGCCCAGCGCAACCACTACCCGGCGATCGACGTGCTGCAGAGCCTCTCGCGCGTGATGCCCGCCGTGACCACCCCCGAGCACCGCCGCGCCGCGGGACGCCTGCGCGAGCTCCTCGCCACCTACGAACGCCACCGGGACCTGATCCTCCTCGGCGCCTACCAGAAGGGGAGCGATCCGCTGGTGGACACGGCGATCGCCAGGATCGACGCCATCCACCACTTCCTGCGCCAGAGCACCGACGAGGCGCCCCCCTTCGACGAGAGCGTGGCCGCCCTCGCGAAGCTCTTTCCCGAGGGACGTAGCCGGTAG
- the rsmD gene encoding 16S rRNA (guanine(966)-N(2))-methyltransferase RsmD has protein sequence MRIIAGEARGRTLKAPRGEKTRPTSDRVREALFSILEARLELAGVVVLDLYAGSGALALEALSRGAERAVLVDRAGPALRVLRENVHALGYDARCRVLPLPAEAALVRLAAADETFGLILADPPYADDPLPLLADLSAGPLLASGGLVVFEHDRRRSLPAASGRLTLEVARVYGDTALSLYA, from the coding sequence ATGCGCATCATCGCCGGCGAGGCCCGCGGCCGCACGCTCAAGGCTCCGCGCGGCGAGAAGACCCGCCCCACCTCCGACCGCGTGCGCGAGGCGCTCTTCTCGATCCTCGAGGCGCGCCTCGAGCTCGCAGGGGTGGTGGTGCTCGACCTCTACGCGGGGAGCGGGGCGCTGGCCCTCGAAGCCCTCAGCCGCGGGGCCGAGCGCGCCGTGCTCGTGGATCGCGCTGGGCCGGCGCTCCGCGTCCTGCGCGAGAACGTCCACGCGCTCGGGTACGACGCGCGTTGCCGCGTCCTGCCGCTCCCCGCCGAAGCGGCCCTCGTGCGCCTCGCCGCCGCGGACGAGACCTTCGGCCTGATCCTGGCCGACCCCCCCTACGCGGACGATCCGCTCCCCCTTTTGGCCGACCTCTCCGCCGGCCCGCTCCTCGCGTCCGGGGGCCTCGTGGTCTTCGAGCACGATCGTCGCCGCTCGCTTCCTGCCGCGTCCGGTCGCTTGACGCTCGAGGTGGCCCGCGTCTACGGTGATACCGCCCTTAGCCTCTACGCCTGA